A single region of the Hylaeus volcanicus isolate JK05 chromosome 5, UHH_iyHylVolc1.0_haploid, whole genome shotgun sequence genome encodes:
- the LOC128876081 gene encoding hemicentin-1 isoform X1 — MDRIWITRPPTMAIIVVLLVFLRTAAAQGRVEETQMDTHEGSTVQLQCRFSAPRENVTCFWLTHTNDNHDNAAVDNRELSPQYKVFMNLEEGRYDLQIRNVSYERDNGKYECRVKANGAGIDLHRKFITLTVLRAPGPPTISPTSASATEGQKLELQCNTNGGSPEPEVRWYRGNETGILYSGKTLLVEPKKEDDRATFRCVVRNRAMRDGETLNATVTLDVNYFPRVTVGPENPLKVEVNGTANLECQVDSKPAVGMVRWWRDGSFVATSFQHTIRRVTVQDSGKYTCQADNGLGKRGESSLILDVLYPPTVSIEGDSLRIAEVEDTVTVHCNVTANPPPSVIEWLREGRPDFRQIGSILRLSRVTADHAGNYTCRAVNTIYPSGGERRNYSASARLTVRVRHKPGPARVTPDSPVAVEGSRVILTCMASPAGYPEPRYKWWKEGEAGTISMTSENTGPKYEIDSVHLGSEGTYKCHATNEIGNGEPASVNLTVHQPPKILTKLQPHVTRKVGESSFQMSCVAQGKPRPSVRWLKDDQELTADERLYQVTSTASEGHGNVITVNSTLSFLGHARPQTDEIVASDRGKYTCVFVNEVKKVESTMMLKVEHEPIALHHHGKVAYSLRETAEVACKVQAWPKPEFQWSFGTNAASLQGSSSDGHYEISTTSDNYDVYTSVLRITNIQEQDYGDYSCRAANAQGSITSTIRLQPKGPPERPINISAMDVGPTHVALFWELGFDGGLPITTYFVSYRRVPGSDEIVAPECAAPRTPTDEWLELDCRRSNPCNVTDLEQHQTYTFKVMVFNTNNHSDYSDEVTATTAVAKIPAPLRVSYDPESGMLAISVGATCLSLVAWIEKLDTPSSTDESLWRILDEWPLEVLGSAPTQREGVLDDPEALDAEPRLRVKLCLKADKTKCGEYAEAEIGPSYIAQAGALATPTLIALVVSGAVFLLFAALLLLFCRCRRKHATKAKDYEMDSNAVRPSLVAGNGQQSQAPPPYYAENKALEHSLDHALAMEDSKTPAYSQPGYGYHQPNHNINGVNMGYMDNSYSNSNNGGSVNSQDSIWQMKSAAANGVGQAYDLAGYATTESDYPTHPHYLPQREDYRESHNLSRQQFCSEPFATVVKSQKHVDSPYDVSGLPYQENYDEDAKPPQQVSLSYDESLESGYSTPNSRGRRIIREIIV, encoded by the exons ATGGATAGGATCTGGATAACCCGACCGCCGACGATGGCGATTATCGTCGTTCTGTTGGTGTTCCTGCGTACCG CGGCGGCGCAGGGTCGCGTCGAGGAGACGCAGATGGACACGCACGAGGGGTCCACGGTGCAGCTGCAATGCCGTTTCTCCGCGCCCAGGGAGAACGTGACGTGCTTCTGGTTGACGCACACGAACGACAACCACGACAACGCGGCGGTGGACAATCGGGAGCTGTCGCCTCAGTACAAGGTGTTCATGAATCTCGAGGAGGGCCGTTACGATCTGCAGATACGCAATGTCTCGTACGAGCGGGACAACGGGAAGTACGAGTGCAGGGTGAAGGCGAACGGCGCTGGGATCGACCTGCACCGGAAGTTCATCACTCTGACGGTGCTCAGAGCGCCGGGCCCTCCGACGATCTCGCCGACCTCCGCGTCAGCCACCGAGGGCCAGAAGCTCGAGCTACAATGCAACACGAACGGCGGTAGCCCCGAGCCGGAAGTGAGGTGGTACCGCGGCAACGAGACCGGGATTCTCTACTCCGGCAAGACGTTGTTAGTAGAGCCGAAAAAGGAAGACGACAGGGCGACGTTTCGTTGCGTGGTGAGGAACCGAGCGATGCGCGACGGAGAGACCTTAAACGCGACGGTGACCCTCGACGTAAACTACTTCCCAAGGGTCACCGTCGGCCCGGAGAACCCGCTCAAGGTCGAGGTGAACGGAACGGCGAACCTCGAGTGCCAAGTGGACTCGAAACCGGCGGTTGGCATGGTGCGATGGTGGAGGGACGGTAGCTTCGTCGCCACCAGCTTTCAGCACACCATCAGGAGGGTAACCGTGCAGGATTCCGGCAAGTACACCTGCCAGGCGGACAACGGGTTGGGAAAGAGGGGCGAGAGTTCTCTTATACTGGACGTTCTTTATCCTCCCACGGTGTCGATCGAAGGCGACTCCCTGAGGATCGCAGAAGTCGAGGACACGGTCACCGTGCACTGCAATGTTACCGCTAATCCACCGCCATCGGTGATCGAGTGGCTGCGGGAAGGTCGACCTGATTTCAGACAGATCGGTTCGATTCTTCGATTGAGTCGGGTCACAGCTGATCACGCTGGAAACTACACTTGTAGAGCGGTGAACACGATATACCCTTCTGGTGGAGAGCGCAGGAATTATTCAGCTTCTGCTCGTCTGACTGTGCGTGTTAGACACAAACCAGGACCGGCAAGAGTGACACCGGATTCTCCAGTCGCTGTGGAGGGATCCAGGGTGATTCTCACCTGCATGGCTAGTCCGGCAGGATACCCTGAACCCAGGTACAAGTGGTGGAAGGAGGGGGAAGCTGGCACGATATCGATGACCTCGGAGAACACCGGGCCTAAGTACGAGATCGACTCCGTGCATCTTGGCAGCGAGGGGACCTACAAGTGCCATGCCACCAACGAGATCGGTAACGGAGAACCAGCATCCGTTAACTTGACCGTCCACCAGCCACCAAAGATACTCACCAAGCTGCAACCTCACGTTACTAGAAA AGTCGGCGAGTCGTCGTTCCAAATGTCCTGCGTGGCGCAGGGCAAGCCTCGTCCTAGCGTGCGCTGGCTGAAGGACGACCAGGAATTGACCGCAGACGAGCGTCTGTACCAAGTGACGAGCACCGCCTCCGAGGGTCACGGGAACGTGATCACCGTGAACTCGACGTTGAGCTTCCTCGGGCATGCCCGTCCCCAAACCGACGAGATCGTAGCCAGCGATCGGGGCAAGTACACCTGCGTGTTCGTGAACGAGGTGAAAAAGGTCGAGTCCACGATGATGCTGAAGGTGGAACACGAACCGATCGCCCTCCACCACCACGGGAAAGTAGCTTACAGTCTAAGGGAGACTGCCGAGGTGGCGTGCAAAGTCCAAGCCTGGCCTAAGCCCGAGTTCCAGTGGAGTTTCGGAACCAACGCAGCGAGTCTTCAGGGTTCCTCCAGCGACGGCCACTACGAGATCTCCACCACCAGCGACAACTACGACGTGTACACCTCTGTGCTCAGGATAACCAACATTCAAGAGCAGGATTACGGGGATTACAGTTGTCGAGCAGCAAACGCTCAAGGTAGCATCACCTCGACGATCAGACTCCAACCCAAAGGTCCACCAGAGAGGCCCATCAACATCTCCGCGATGGACGTCGGTCCTACCCACGTAGCCCTGTTCTGGGAACTAGGCTTCGACGGAGGCTTGCCCATCACCACTTACTTCGTGTCTTACAGACGCGTGCCAGGCAGCGACGAGATCGTTGCCCCGGAATGCGCAGCTCCTAGAACCCCTACCGATGAGTGGCTAGAGCTCGACTGCCGTCGATCCAACCCCTGCAACGTGACCGACCTGGAGCAGCATCAGACCTACACGTTCAAGGTGATGGTGTTCAACACGAATAACCACTCAGACTACTCCGACGAGGTGACAGCGACCACCGCCGTGGCGAAGATCCCTGCGCCTCTCAGGGTCAGCTACGATCCCGAGAGCGGCATGCTCGCCATCAGCGTGGGAGCCACGTGTCTATCGTTGGTCGCCTGGATCGAGAAGCTCGACACACCTTCCTCGACGGACGAGTCCCTGTGGAGAATCCTGGACGAGTGGCCCTTAGAGGTTCTAGGCAGCGCGCCTACCCAAAGGGAGGGAGTCTTAGACGATCCTGAAGCGCTCGACGCGGAACCCAGGCTCAGAGTCAAGCTGTGTCTGAAAGCTGACAAGACGAAGTGCGGCGAGTACGCAGAGGCTGAGA TTGGACCTTCGTACATCGCCCAGGCTGGAGCCCTGGCGACGCCCACCTTGATCGCCCTCGTGGTCAGCGGGGCCGTCTTCCTGCTCTTCGCCGCCCTCCTTTTGCTCTTTTGTCGGTGTCGACGAAAACACGCCACCAAGGCCAAGGACTACGAGATGGACTCGAACGC GGTCCGACCGAGTCTAGTTGCGGGAAACGGTCAACAAAGTCAAGCACCGCCGCCCTACTACGCGGAGAACAAAGCTCTCGAGCACAGCTTGGATCACGCCTTGGCCATGGAGGACTCGAAGACGCCGGCGTACTCGCAGCCTGGATACGGATACCATCAACCGAATCACAATATCAACG GTGTGAACATGGGTTACATGGACAACAGCTACTCGAACTCGAATAACGGCGGCTCCGTGAACTCTCAGGACTCCATCTGGCAGATGAAGTCCGCCGCCGCGAACGGAGTCGGCCAGGCATACGACCTGGCTGGCTACGCAACCACCGAGTCGGATTACCCGACCCACCCTCATTACCTCCCTCAGCGGGAGGATTACCGGGAAAGCCATAATCTAAGTCGACAGCAGTTTTGCTCGGAACCATTCGCCACCGTCGTAAAGTCTCAAAAACACGTCG ATTCGCCTTACGACGTGTCCGGTCTACCTTATCAGGAGAACTACGACGAGGACGCGAAGCCACCTCAGCAGGTCAGCCTGTCGTACGACGAGAGCCTAGAGTCGGGCTATTCGACTCCCAACAGCCGCGGGCGGAGGATCATACGCGAGATAATTGTTTGA
- the LOC128876081 gene encoding hemicentin-1 isoform X2 — MTRPARSKLRWTFLALLGTIAAAQGRVEETQMDTHEGSTVQLQCRFSAPRENVTCFWLTHTNDNHDNAAVDNRELSPQYKVFMNLEEGRYDLQIRNVSYERDNGKYECRVKANGAGIDLHRKFITLTVLRAPGPPTISPTSASATEGQKLELQCNTNGGSPEPEVRWYRGNETGILYSGKTLLVEPKKEDDRATFRCVVRNRAMRDGETLNATVTLDVNYFPRVTVGPENPLKVEVNGTANLECQVDSKPAVGMVRWWRDGSFVATSFQHTIRRVTVQDSGKYTCQADNGLGKRGESSLILDVLYPPTVSIEGDSLRIAEVEDTVTVHCNVTANPPPSVIEWLREGRPDFRQIGSILRLSRVTADHAGNYTCRAVNTIYPSGGERRNYSASARLTVRVRHKPGPARVTPDSPVAVEGSRVILTCMASPAGYPEPRYKWWKEGEAGTISMTSENTGPKYEIDSVHLGSEGTYKCHATNEIGNGEPASVNLTVHQPPKILTKLQPHVTRKVGESSFQMSCVAQGKPRPSVRWLKDDQELTADERLYQVTSTASEGHGNVITVNSTLSFLGHARPQTDEIVASDRGKYTCVFVNEVKKVESTMMLKVEHEPIALHHHGKVAYSLRETAEVACKVQAWPKPEFQWSFGTNAASLQGSSSDGHYEISTTSDNYDVYTSVLRITNIQEQDYGDYSCRAANAQGSITSTIRLQPKGPPERPINISAMDVGPTHVALFWELGFDGGLPITTYFVSYRRVPGSDEIVAPECAAPRTPTDEWLELDCRRSNPCNVTDLEQHQTYTFKVMVFNTNNHSDYSDEVTATTAVAKIPAPLRVSYDPESGMLAISVGATCLSLVAWIEKLDTPSSTDESLWRILDEWPLEVLGSAPTQREGVLDDPEALDAEPRLRVKLCLKADKTKCGEYAEAEIGPSYIAQAGALATPTLIALVVSGAVFLLFAALLLLFCRCRRKHATKAKDYEMDSNAVRPSLVAGNGQQSQAPPPYYAENKALEHSLDHALAMEDSKTPAYSQPGYGYHQPNHNINGVNMGYMDNSYSNSNNGGSVNSQDSIWQMKSAAANGVGQAYDLAGYATTESDYPTHPHYLPQREDYRESHNLSRQQFCSEPFATVVKSQKHVDSPYDVSGLPYQENYDEDAKPPQQVSLSYDESLESGYSTPNSRGRRIIREIIV; from the exons CGGCGGCGCAGGGTCGCGTCGAGGAGACGCAGATGGACACGCACGAGGGGTCCACGGTGCAGCTGCAATGCCGTTTCTCCGCGCCCAGGGAGAACGTGACGTGCTTCTGGTTGACGCACACGAACGACAACCACGACAACGCGGCGGTGGACAATCGGGAGCTGTCGCCTCAGTACAAGGTGTTCATGAATCTCGAGGAGGGCCGTTACGATCTGCAGATACGCAATGTCTCGTACGAGCGGGACAACGGGAAGTACGAGTGCAGGGTGAAGGCGAACGGCGCTGGGATCGACCTGCACCGGAAGTTCATCACTCTGACGGTGCTCAGAGCGCCGGGCCCTCCGACGATCTCGCCGACCTCCGCGTCAGCCACCGAGGGCCAGAAGCTCGAGCTACAATGCAACACGAACGGCGGTAGCCCCGAGCCGGAAGTGAGGTGGTACCGCGGCAACGAGACCGGGATTCTCTACTCCGGCAAGACGTTGTTAGTAGAGCCGAAAAAGGAAGACGACAGGGCGACGTTTCGTTGCGTGGTGAGGAACCGAGCGATGCGCGACGGAGAGACCTTAAACGCGACGGTGACCCTCGACGTAAACTACTTCCCAAGGGTCACCGTCGGCCCGGAGAACCCGCTCAAGGTCGAGGTGAACGGAACGGCGAACCTCGAGTGCCAAGTGGACTCGAAACCGGCGGTTGGCATGGTGCGATGGTGGAGGGACGGTAGCTTCGTCGCCACCAGCTTTCAGCACACCATCAGGAGGGTAACCGTGCAGGATTCCGGCAAGTACACCTGCCAGGCGGACAACGGGTTGGGAAAGAGGGGCGAGAGTTCTCTTATACTGGACGTTCTTTATCCTCCCACGGTGTCGATCGAAGGCGACTCCCTGAGGATCGCAGAAGTCGAGGACACGGTCACCGTGCACTGCAATGTTACCGCTAATCCACCGCCATCGGTGATCGAGTGGCTGCGGGAAGGTCGACCTGATTTCAGACAGATCGGTTCGATTCTTCGATTGAGTCGGGTCACAGCTGATCACGCTGGAAACTACACTTGTAGAGCGGTGAACACGATATACCCTTCTGGTGGAGAGCGCAGGAATTATTCAGCTTCTGCTCGTCTGACTGTGCGTGTTAGACACAAACCAGGACCGGCAAGAGTGACACCGGATTCTCCAGTCGCTGTGGAGGGATCCAGGGTGATTCTCACCTGCATGGCTAGTCCGGCAGGATACCCTGAACCCAGGTACAAGTGGTGGAAGGAGGGGGAAGCTGGCACGATATCGATGACCTCGGAGAACACCGGGCCTAAGTACGAGATCGACTCCGTGCATCTTGGCAGCGAGGGGACCTACAAGTGCCATGCCACCAACGAGATCGGTAACGGAGAACCAGCATCCGTTAACTTGACCGTCCACCAGCCACCAAAGATACTCACCAAGCTGCAACCTCACGTTACTAGAAA AGTCGGCGAGTCGTCGTTCCAAATGTCCTGCGTGGCGCAGGGCAAGCCTCGTCCTAGCGTGCGCTGGCTGAAGGACGACCAGGAATTGACCGCAGACGAGCGTCTGTACCAAGTGACGAGCACCGCCTCCGAGGGTCACGGGAACGTGATCACCGTGAACTCGACGTTGAGCTTCCTCGGGCATGCCCGTCCCCAAACCGACGAGATCGTAGCCAGCGATCGGGGCAAGTACACCTGCGTGTTCGTGAACGAGGTGAAAAAGGTCGAGTCCACGATGATGCTGAAGGTGGAACACGAACCGATCGCCCTCCACCACCACGGGAAAGTAGCTTACAGTCTAAGGGAGACTGCCGAGGTGGCGTGCAAAGTCCAAGCCTGGCCTAAGCCCGAGTTCCAGTGGAGTTTCGGAACCAACGCAGCGAGTCTTCAGGGTTCCTCCAGCGACGGCCACTACGAGATCTCCACCACCAGCGACAACTACGACGTGTACACCTCTGTGCTCAGGATAACCAACATTCAAGAGCAGGATTACGGGGATTACAGTTGTCGAGCAGCAAACGCTCAAGGTAGCATCACCTCGACGATCAGACTCCAACCCAAAGGTCCACCAGAGAGGCCCATCAACATCTCCGCGATGGACGTCGGTCCTACCCACGTAGCCCTGTTCTGGGAACTAGGCTTCGACGGAGGCTTGCCCATCACCACTTACTTCGTGTCTTACAGACGCGTGCCAGGCAGCGACGAGATCGTTGCCCCGGAATGCGCAGCTCCTAGAACCCCTACCGATGAGTGGCTAGAGCTCGACTGCCGTCGATCCAACCCCTGCAACGTGACCGACCTGGAGCAGCATCAGACCTACACGTTCAAGGTGATGGTGTTCAACACGAATAACCACTCAGACTACTCCGACGAGGTGACAGCGACCACCGCCGTGGCGAAGATCCCTGCGCCTCTCAGGGTCAGCTACGATCCCGAGAGCGGCATGCTCGCCATCAGCGTGGGAGCCACGTGTCTATCGTTGGTCGCCTGGATCGAGAAGCTCGACACACCTTCCTCGACGGACGAGTCCCTGTGGAGAATCCTGGACGAGTGGCCCTTAGAGGTTCTAGGCAGCGCGCCTACCCAAAGGGAGGGAGTCTTAGACGATCCTGAAGCGCTCGACGCGGAACCCAGGCTCAGAGTCAAGCTGTGTCTGAAAGCTGACAAGACGAAGTGCGGCGAGTACGCAGAGGCTGAGA TTGGACCTTCGTACATCGCCCAGGCTGGAGCCCTGGCGACGCCCACCTTGATCGCCCTCGTGGTCAGCGGGGCCGTCTTCCTGCTCTTCGCCGCCCTCCTTTTGCTCTTTTGTCGGTGTCGACGAAAACACGCCACCAAGGCCAAGGACTACGAGATGGACTCGAACGC GGTCCGACCGAGTCTAGTTGCGGGAAACGGTCAACAAAGTCAAGCACCGCCGCCCTACTACGCGGAGAACAAAGCTCTCGAGCACAGCTTGGATCACGCCTTGGCCATGGAGGACTCGAAGACGCCGGCGTACTCGCAGCCTGGATACGGATACCATCAACCGAATCACAATATCAACG GTGTGAACATGGGTTACATGGACAACAGCTACTCGAACTCGAATAACGGCGGCTCCGTGAACTCTCAGGACTCCATCTGGCAGATGAAGTCCGCCGCCGCGAACGGAGTCGGCCAGGCATACGACCTGGCTGGCTACGCAACCACCGAGTCGGATTACCCGACCCACCCTCATTACCTCCCTCAGCGGGAGGATTACCGGGAAAGCCATAATCTAAGTCGACAGCAGTTTTGCTCGGAACCATTCGCCACCGTCGTAAAGTCTCAAAAACACGTCG ATTCGCCTTACGACGTGTCCGGTCTACCTTATCAGGAGAACTACGACGAGGACGCGAAGCCACCTCAGCAGGTCAGCCTGTCGTACGACGAGAGCCTAGAGTCGGGCTATTCGACTCCCAACAGCCGCGGGCGGAGGATCATACGCGAGATAATTGTTTGA
- the LOC128876082 gene encoding formin-2-like, producing the protein MAGREEGEGEGAAAVSPRKTRPTLREVGRRCINIFRAFCAGDVIVAGGAAASAAPFPATACREAQLPTMGNLQSDAKKKTKKSKGGVDGTPSAHGSVADGLEDGADTPDDGDAAETEETPAKTPHGSGKTEEAQRIGFEKMRASHHGKRQAPRPPGPTERKVQQVEAEPAEKPSQDAQEKLEDETRSQRSVDTVESTTTKTEVESPKTLLIPVSVPNQRQGPAILITDSWRLANKGCVVTEISMPTSQESSSDSVFTDPEELAESAKKGLPTVTSSSSIVPNQDGEQTRLSPLTERRLVDTLISALPEHLKSRLTENEVEQFAARLFSRLVSDGLLDAITLDSGVENKELVEDHPKHKKVSPPCSSPITEEASAKDRRDSEKETLRREVERLRELTKNADRTTQGKSTQTSPTTAFLQESPGTTTSRTKGSGDATSPSEASSVQVIPEEPSTTTAPTLITNGYKDTRDVRDDTSRIMRLSTSLSSPASPPPSISSQPEFSNASPPPAPPPPPPSPFLDHRAPDNSSSIPSTLPPSFSVPPPPPLPVCPLSSQPLSSLSIASETRIPPPPPPPASPQPPLQPLSRETPMSPPAPPPPPPPPPPPSPAPSMFSIIGAPPPPPPPPPPPSLFASSIGGILESSSVPPPPPPPPPPSISAMVRPPIPPPPPPPPTPSIGGIPPPPPPPPVAGLRGGPPPPPPPLPSIGIPGGPPPPPPPPPPLMGIPGGPPPPPPPPGLAGGPPPPPXXXPPPPPPGLAGGPPPPPPPPGLAGAGQSSSPCPLPPPPVGGWNPPGRACMRKEPLCPDVPMKPLYWTRLLVPVVPTERASVGNSDSPAQVPLWMELEEEKNVDMKEFAGLFSRQATERKPVKKAVDSSKPSKVQPAKILDSKRSKTVGILEKSLHVDFCEVENAVYNLDTSAVSLEALQQIYEIRPTQKELEDIQAFEEASPDVPLDRPEIFLKKLSSINCFTERIACLMFQTEFQDAISSVSSKLTNMRTTCDFLRSSSSLKKVIALILTLGNYMNGGNRMRGQADGFGLEILGKLKDVKSNVPGITLLHYVVRARLAQEKDHNFEEPLPLPIPEPADVEAASNINFDNISAELDRLQAELQACTKKCNKVVEEDPATSGPFKTKMDSFFHEASVELGNEQEALQEARNKFKAVMQFYQYTPKGTTLDAADPNAFFILWLGFCVDFKDIWKKEQQRIRKERMQEIRKKYESKTKVEKLKLNATGLKARLQKHLRK; encoded by the exons ATGGCCGGGAGGGAGGAGGGCGAGGGCGAGGGCGCAGCCGCCGTCTCTCCGCGGAAAACTAGGCCAACGCTGCGCGAAGTCGGCCGTCGCTGTATCAACATCTTCAGAGCCTTCTGTGCCGGGGACGTGATCGTTGCAGGCGGGGCAGCCGCGTCAGCAGCCCCCTTCCCAGCCACCGCCTGTCGCGAGGCGCAGCTCCCGACCATGGGCAACCTGCAGAGCGACGCCAAGAAGAAGACCAAGAAGTCCAAAGGCGGCGTAGACGGGACACCCAGCGCTCACGGCTCCGTCGCCGACGGCCTCGAGGATGGAGCCGATACACCGGACGACGGGGATGCGGCGGAAACGGAGGAGACGCCTGCTAAAACGCCACATGGCTCGGGGAAGACGGAAGAGGCTCAAAGGATCGGGTTCGAGAAGATGCGAGCCTCTCATCACGGCAAACGGCAGGCTCCTAGGCCACCTGGACCCACCGAGAGAAAG GTCCAGCAGGTCGAAGCTGAGCCTGCTGAGAAGCCGTCGCAGGATGCCCAGGAGAAGTTGGAAGACGAGACCAGGTCTCAGCGATCGGTAGACACGGTTGAATCGACGACAACGAAAACGGAGGTAGAATCGCCAAAGACGCTGTTGATACCGGTCTCTGTTCCCAATCAGCGTCAGGGGCCAGCGATTCTAATAACGGACTCGTGGCGACTAGCCAACAAGGGTTGCGTAGTGACGGAGATCTCGATGCCAACCAGCCAGGAATCCTCCAGTGATAGCGTGTTCACCGATCCTGAGGAGCTTGCTGAAAGCGCGAAGAAGGGCCTGCCTACGGTGACCTCCTCGTCCTCGATAGTTCCGAATCAAGATGGCGAGCAGACCCGATTATCTCCTCTAACTG AGAGACGACTCGTCGACACCCTGATCTCAGCCTTGCCAGAGCATCTGAAGTCGAGACTCACGGAGAATGAAGTCGAACAGTTCGCGGCCAGACTCTTCTCCAGGCTCGTCTCAGACGGCCTTCTTGACGCCATTACTTTGGACAGCGGAGTGGAGAACAAAGAATTAGTG GAAGATCACCCCAAGCATAAGAAAGTTTCACCTCCATGCTCCAGTCCAATTACAGAAGAAGCATCAGCGAAGGATCGTCGAGACTCTGAAAAGGAAACATTAAGGCGGGAGGTCGAGCGACTTCGCGAACTGACAAAGAATGCAGACAGGACCACCCAAGGTAAATCTACGCAGACGTCCCCCACGACAGCCTTTCTGCAGGAAAGTCCTGGGACCACCACCTCGAGGACAAAAGGTTCGGGAGATGCGACGTCACCGTCGGAGGCATCGAGTGTCCAGGTTATTCCCGAGGAACCTTCAACGACTACCGCCCCAACGCTGATTACAAATGGCTACAAGGATACCAGAGACGTTAGGGACGACACATCTCGAATCATGCGGCTATCGACGTCGCTATCATCGCCAGCTTCTCCACCTCCGTCAATTTCATCGCAACCCGAATTTTCAAACGCTTCTCCTCCTCCCGCGCCACCGCCTCCGCCGCCATCACCCTTTCTGGATCACCGTGCTCCCGATAACTCATCTTCGATTCCATCGACTCTTCCTCCCTCGTTTTCCGTACCGCCTCCACCGCCATTACCCGTTTGTCCACTATCGTCACAGCCGCTTTCTTCGCTAAGTATCGCTTCCGAAACGAGAATACCACCACCTCCACCGCCACCTGCATCGCCACAGCCACCGTTGCAACCATTGTCTCGAGAAACACCCATGTCACCACCTGCTCCACCGCCACCTCCGCCACCTCCGCCACCTCCGTCTCCAGCACCGTCGATGTTCTCGATAATAGGAGCACCCCCGCCGCCACCTCCTCCACCCCCTCCGCCATCGTTATTCGCATCCTCGATCGGTGGAATACTCGAAAGCTCATCTGTTCCTccacctccacctcctcctccaccGCCGTCGATAAGTGCCATGGTAAGACCTCCCATTCCTCCTCCCCCGCCACCGCCACCAACGCCTTCAATCGGTGGAATACcaccacctcctcctcctccacctgTTGCTGGTCTACGCGGAggacctcctcctcctcctcctccactGCCATCTATTGGAATACCTGGAGGGCCGCCGcctccgccgccgccgccgccgccgttAATGGGAATACCAGGAGGACCCCCACCACCTCCACCTCCGCCAGGTTTAGCAGGAGGACCCCCGCCACCTCCNNNNNNNNNNCCACCTCCACCTCCGCCAGGTTTAGCAGGAGGACCCCCGccacctccacctcctccAGGTTTAGCAGGAGCGGGGCAATCGTCTAGCCCGTGTCCTCTACCTCCTCCACCTGTTGGAGGTTGGAATCCACCGGGCAGAGCGT GCATGAGGAAAGAACCCCTGTGCCCCGATGTGCCCATGAAGCCGCTCTATTGGACGAGGCTGCTGGTACCAGTGGTACCGACAGAACGTGCATCCGTCGGCAACTCGGACTCCCCTGCACAG GTTCCACTGTGGATGGAGCTAGAGGAAGAGAAAAATGTAGACATGAAAGAGTTCGCCGGTCTTTTTTCGCGTCAAGCGACCGAGAGAAAGCCCGTAAAAAAGGCGGTCGATTCTTCGAAACCATCTAAAGTCCAGCCAGCGAAGATTCTCGACTCGAAGCGCTCGAAAACCGTGGGCATCCTCGAGAAGAGTCTCCACGTGGACTTCTGTGAAGTGGAGAACGCGGTGTACAATTTGGACACGAGTGCCGTCAGCCTGGAGGCGTTGCAACAAATATACGAAATC AGGCCAACGCAGAAGGAATTGGAAGACATACAAGCCTTCGAGGAAGCGAGCCCAGACGTTCCTCTAGATCGACCAGAAATCTTCCTGAAGAAGCTCTCGTCTATAAATTGCTTCACGGAGAGGATAGCCTGTCTGATGTTTCAAACCGAATTCCAGGACGCGATATCTTCGGTATCATCGAAGCTGACGAACATGCGAACCACCTGCGACTTTCTTCGGAGCTCCAGCTCCCTGAAGAAGGTCATAGCGTTGATCCTCACCCTCGGTAATTACATGAACGGCGGAAACAGAATGCGGGGACAGGCAGACGGTTTCGGTCTTGAAATTCTGGGCAAGTTGAAGGACGTGAAATCGAACGTGCCTGGTATAACTTTGCTTCACTACGTTGTGAGGGCTAGACTGGCTCAGGAGAAGGACCATAATTTCGAGGAACCATTGCCTCTGCCCATTCCTGAGCCAGCGGATGTCGAAGCCGCCTCGAATATCAACTTCGACAACATCTCGGCAGAGCTTGACAGGTTACAGGCAGAATTGCAag CTTGCACCAAAAAGTGCAACAAAGTCGTGGAAGAAGACCCAGCTACATCGGGGCCATTCAAAACGAAAATGGATTCGTTCTTCCACGAAGCGTCTGTGGAATTAGGGAACGAACAGGAGGCATTGCAAGAAgctagaaataaattcaaagctGTGATGCAATTCTACCAGTACACCCCTAAAGGTACCACGCTGGACGCAGCTGATCCCAATGCATTTTTCATTCTGTGGCTCGGTTTCTGTGTGGACTTTAAG gATATCTggaaaaaagaacaacaacGAATACGGAAGGAACGAATGCAGGAGATACGGAAGAAGTACGAAAGTAAGACCAAAGTGGAGAAACTGAAATTGAATGCCACGGGTTTGAAGGCACGGCTTCAAAAGCACTTGCGCAAGTAG